One Methylocapsa sp. D3K7 DNA window includes the following coding sequences:
- a CDS encoding alpha/beta fold hydrolase, protein MAELFQIAEARGSKSDNVIFFHGLGGDAHATWQADKDDKATFWLPWLAQDIEGLSVYSVGYEAPVSNWHGSAMELADRAANVLKSLLVEANLEAGEIVLAGHSLGGLVIKQLLRKAADAATDSAEAFSFMDRVRKVAFLATPHVGADLAGWGDRLRLLVRPSSATRSLIRNDQHLRDLNLWYRRWARTRKIDHLILTETKTTPIFGMVVKPDSSDPGLATDPVPVETDHIAIAKPANRDSNIYKFVRDFILRHDERPVSHEEKKIDNVKDDTQAIRENVERLPASIAEQVVALMDKREIAKAAEAGLERSTILELARPLRPGEVIDLDQAVVELRSAVGIALDVIAKGERGTNEGAFVEDVLKRLAETTKRGDFDSGAKAVDDALAELDRREEEQRAASRRSREILLEAGVEQDLLRRDPAGVARRIEAIAAMDTTDGHPAWSPKYRERWDAFFVEGQDKGVNLSLEVSIAMVRRMLDSARESDQRGTALNLLGVALSSLGEREGGTKTLNKAVDAYREALKEYTRERVPLDWAMIQNNLGNALTRLGERESGTETLNKAVDAYREALKEYTRERVPLDWAMIQNNLGNALSRLGERESGTETLNKAVEAYREALKEWTRERVPLDWATTQNNLGTALFTLGERESGTETLNKAVEAYREALKERTRERVPLDWATTQNNLGNALWRLGERESGTETLTKAVEACREALKERTRERVPLDWAMTQNNLGNALSRLGERESGTETLTKAVDAYREALTVFDQERSPYYWQRSQNNLNRALALIAERQVQAGTTSGG, encoded by the coding sequence ATGGCAGAGCTTTTTCAGATCGCCGAAGCGCGAGGATCGAAGAGCGACAATGTCATCTTCTTCCATGGCCTTGGCGGTGACGCCCACGCTACGTGGCAAGCTGATAAAGATGATAAGGCCACATTCTGGCTGCCTTGGCTGGCGCAGGACATCGAAGGCCTGTCGGTTTATTCCGTAGGCTATGAGGCGCCAGTATCGAACTGGCACGGCTCGGCGATGGAATTGGCCGACCGCGCGGCCAATGTCCTCAAATCGCTGCTGGTGGAAGCTAATCTTGAGGCAGGCGAGATCGTCTTGGCCGGGCACAGTCTCGGCGGTCTTGTCATCAAACAACTTTTGCGAAAGGCAGCGGACGCGGCAACGGACAGCGCTGAGGCTTTCAGCTTTATGGACCGCGTGCGGAAAGTGGCTTTTCTGGCGACACCTCATGTTGGAGCGGACTTGGCGGGTTGGGGCGACCGGTTGCGCCTTTTGGTCCGGCCATCGTCTGCCACCCGTTCGCTCATTCGCAATGACCAGCACCTGCGTGATTTAAACTTATGGTACCGGCGTTGGGCAAGGACGCGCAAAATTGACCATCTGATTTTGACCGAAACGAAAACGACGCCGATATTTGGAATGGTCGTCAAGCCGGACAGCAGCGATCCTGGTTTGGCAACAGATCCTGTTCCGGTCGAAACGGATCATATCGCGATTGCAAAACCAGCGAACCGCGACAGCAATATCTATAAGTTCGTTCGCGACTTCATCTTGCGCCACGATGAGCGGCCAGTCTCGCATGAAGAGAAAAAGATTGACAACGTCAAGGACGATACGCAGGCGATCCGGGAGAATGTCGAGCGTCTACCGGCAAGCATTGCCGAACAAGTCGTCGCACTTATGGACAAGCGAGAGATCGCGAAGGCCGCCGAGGCTGGGTTGGAACGGTCGACAATTCTCGAACTCGCGCGTCCTCTGAGGCCCGGTGAAGTCATTGACCTTGATCAGGCGGTGGTGGAGCTGAGGAGCGCGGTCGGCATCGCCCTCGATGTGATCGCCAAAGGCGAACGAGGCACGAATGAAGGGGCTTTTGTCGAAGACGTGTTGAAGCGGCTCGCCGAGACAACCAAGCGTGGCGATTTCGACAGCGGCGCCAAGGCCGTGGACGATGCCTTGGCCGAACTCGACCGGCGAGAGGAGGAGCAGCGCGCCGCATCCCGGAGATCGCGGGAAATCTTGCTCGAAGCGGGCGTCGAGCAAGATTTGCTGCGCCGTGATCCTGCTGGCGTGGCGCGGCGGATCGAGGCCATCGCCGCCATGGATACAACGGACGGCCATCCGGCCTGGTCGCCAAAATACAGGGAGCGGTGGGACGCTTTTTTTGTGGAAGGACAAGACAAGGGAGTCAATCTCTCGCTTGAGGTCTCCATTGCGATGGTGCGGCGCATGCTGGACTCAGCGCGCGAGAGCGATCAGCGCGGAACCGCCCTCAATTTACTTGGCGTTGCGCTGTCTAGCCTCGGCGAGCGCGAGGGTGGCACGAAGACGCTCAACAAAGCCGTCGACGCCTATCGCGAGGCGCTGAAGGAATATACCCGCGAGCGCGTGCCCCTCGATTGGGCGATGATCCAGAACAATCTCGGCAATGCGCTTACGCGCCTCGGCGAGCGTGAGAGCGGCACGGAAACGCTCAACAAAGCTGTCGACGCCTATCGCGAGGCGCTGAAGGAATATACCCGCGAGCGCGTGCCCCTCGATTGGGCGATGATCCAGAACAATCTCGGTAATGCGCTTTCGCGCCTCGGCGAGCGTGAGAGCGGCACGGAAACGCTCAACAAAGCTGTCGAGGCCTATCGCGAGGCGCTGAAGGAATGGACCCGCGAGCGCGTGCCGCTCGATTGGGCGACGACCCAGAACAATCTCGGCACTGCGCTGTTTACCCTCGGTGAGCGCGAGAGCGGCACGGAGACGCTCAACAAAGCCGTCGAGGCCTATCGCGAGGCGCTGAAGGAAAGAACTCGCGAGCGCGTGCCGCTCGATTGGGCGACGACCCAGAACAATCTCGGCAATGCGCTTTGGCGCCTGGGCGAGCGTGAAAGCGGCACGGAGACGCTCACCAAGGCCGTCGAGGCATGTCGCGAGGCGCTGAAGGAAAGGACCCGCGAGCGCGTGCCCCTCGATTGGGCGATGACCCAGAACAATCTCGGCAATGCGCTTTCGCGCCTCGGCGAGCGTGAGAGCGGCACGGAGACGCTCACCAAAGCCGTCGACGCCTATCGCGAAGCGCTCACCGTGTTCGACCAGGAGCGATCGCCCTACTACTGGCAACGGTCACAAAACAACCTCAACCGAGCCCTGGCCCTGATTGCCGAGCGGCAAGTGCAGGCGGGTACGACGTCTGGCGGATGA
- a CDS encoding L,D-transpeptidase family protein: MRSVRPGTVFLSTQALALWLGLMAFPARAENPALSPLDPRPVETTPASGNAAGRGPGFMAMSPAHGGSFVDTPEESTNGAAPAEAVPVEEAAPAPSLDTAAQPEPPNALPAVNVAVKTALEARSGVHDQALPRREREAISAFYAARGFSPLWWTDGKPNPEAAPVIKRLQHAADDGLEVKTIPRTLAAASDEDIAATDIALTDAVVVYGRQASGGRVDPHAISKLIGETPEVADPAIILALVATAGESAGDELQKFNPPQKAYASLRDKLRQLRHGRSPAAHDAAIPAGPVLRTGMRDPRVPLIRARLSVEDAAEPAIQDIVYDTKVAAAVADFQKANGLPPSGTLTARTVAALSGAQSSYLEAEIIANMERWRWMPRDLGETRIEVNIPDFEARVIDNGAVIHRARVIVGKETTPTPVFSDTMKFLIVNPYWNVPQSIIRKEMLPKAAGDPNYFSRLGYQVSSSAGHLTVRQPPGERNALGRIKFMFPNDFSVYMHDTPTRKLFASSKRAFSHGCVRVDNPFQFAVIVLGKGWSEQRVQKLIGGKERYVYLPKPLPVHLEYFTAYVDDAGELQLRDDLYGYSHRVKAALGLEGNS; this comes from the coding sequence ATGCGTAGCGTACGGCCAGGGACGGTTTTTTTGAGCACGCAGGCGCTGGCGCTTTGGCTCGGCCTCATGGCTTTTCCGGCCCGCGCGGAAAACCCGGCGCTCTCGCCCCTTGACCCCCGGCCCGTGGAAACCACGCCCGCAAGCGGCAACGCCGCCGGACGGGGACCTGGTTTTATGGCGATGTCGCCCGCGCACGGCGGTTCTTTCGTCGATACGCCAGAGGAGTCAACGAACGGCGCCGCCCCCGCCGAAGCTGTGCCGGTGGAGGAGGCCGCTCCGGCCCCAAGCCTTGATACCGCCGCGCAGCCAGAGCCGCCGAATGCCTTGCCTGCTGTCAATGTGGCGGTGAAGACCGCGCTTGAGGCGAGGTCCGGTGTTCATGACCAGGCGTTGCCGCGCCGGGAGCGTGAAGCGATTTCAGCTTTTTACGCCGCGCGCGGCTTCTCACCGCTCTGGTGGACCGATGGCAAGCCCAATCCCGAGGCCGCCCCGGTGATCAAGCGGCTGCAACACGCCGCCGATGACGGACTCGAGGTGAAAACAATTCCCCGAACTCTTGCGGCTGCCAGTGATGAGGACATCGCCGCCACCGACATTGCCCTGACCGATGCGGTTGTTGTCTACGGCCGCCAAGCGAGCGGCGGCCGGGTCGATCCGCATGCCATTTCCAAGCTGATCGGGGAGACGCCGGAGGTTGCCGATCCCGCCATCATTCTGGCGCTGGTCGCCACCGCTGGCGAGTCCGCCGGCGATGAATTGCAAAAATTCAATCCGCCGCAAAAGGCCTATGCGTCGCTCCGCGACAAGCTGCGTCAACTGCGGCATGGGCGGTCACCGGCCGCACATGATGCCGCAATTCCGGCGGGTCCGGTGCTGCGCACGGGGATGCGCGATCCGCGCGTGCCGCTCATTCGCGCGCGGCTAAGTGTTGAGGATGCGGCGGAACCCGCGATCCAAGACATCGTCTATGACACCAAGGTCGCGGCGGCGGTCGCCGATTTTCAGAAAGCCAATGGTCTGCCGCCTTCTGGAACCTTGACGGCGCGCACCGTCGCGGCCTTATCCGGCGCGCAATCCTCGTATCTCGAAGCCGAGATCATCGCCAATATGGAACGCTGGCGCTGGATGCCGCGCGACCTCGGCGAGACGCGCATCGAAGTGAACATTCCCGATTTTGAGGCGCGCGTCATCGACAATGGCGCGGTGATCCATCGCGCCCGCGTCATTGTCGGCAAGGAAACGACCCCGACGCCGGTCTTTTCCGACACGATGAAATTTCTTATCGTCAATCCCTATTGGAATGTGCCGCAATCGATCATCCGAAAGGAGATGCTGCCGAAAGCCGCAGGCGATCCCAATTATTTCAGCCGCCTCGGTTATCAAGTGTCTTCGAGCGCGGGCCATCTTACCGTGCGCCAGCCGCCCGGCGAGCGCAATGCGCTGGGGCGGATCAAATTCATGTTCCCAAATGATTTCTCGGTCTATATGCACGATACGCCGACGCGCAAACTATTTGCCTCCTCGAAGCGGGCCTTCAGCCACGGCTGTGTGCGGGTTGACAACCCGTTCCAATTCGCAGTGATCGTGCTTGGCAAGGGCTGGAGCGAGCAGCGGGTCCAGAAGCTTATTGGCGGCAAGGAGCGCTATGTTTATCTGCCGAAACCCCTGCCGGTGCATCTCGAATATTTCACCGCCTATGTGGACGATGCAGGCGAACTGCAATTGCGCGACGATCTTTATGGCTATTCGCACCGGGTGAAGGCGGCGCTCGGTCTGGAAGGGAACAGCTGA
- the pyrE gene encoding orotate phosphoribosyltransferase: MTAPAAHPPEAKSADVLGRHDPRWLRLQEIIRVQSLKTGTFTLSSGRTSTYLFQLRQTTMLPEGGALLGDIIVDYMKSQGIVCIGGLEMGAVPIVAATAAVSHLKHYPVDAFFVRKAAKEHGARERIDGFLRDGAEVLMIDDVATTGGSILKAIEGIEGHSCQVRRALAVVDREEGAAENLAAQGIKLAAIFKRSDFLEI, translated from the coding sequence ATGACTGCTCCAGCCGCGCACCCCCCTGAGGCCAAGTCCGCCGACGTTCTCGGCCGCCACGACCCGAGATGGCTGCGGCTGCAGGAGATTATCCGCGTGCAATCGCTCAAAACGGGGACGTTCACCCTATCGTCGGGCCGGACCAGCACCTATTTGTTTCAGTTGCGGCAAACTACCATGCTGCCGGAAGGCGGGGCGCTGCTTGGCGACATCATCGTCGATTATATGAAAAGCCAGGGGATCGTCTGCATCGGCGGCCTCGAAATGGGCGCGGTGCCGATCGTCGCTGCCACCGCCGCCGTGAGCCATCTGAAACATTATCCGGTCGATGCGTTTTTTGTCCGCAAGGCGGCCAAGGAGCATGGCGCGCGCGAGCGCATCGACGGGTTTTTGCGCGACGGTGCCGAGGTGCTGATGATCGACGACGTCGCCACCACCGGCGGCTCGATTCTCAAAGCTATCGAAGGAATCGAGGGCCACAGCTGCCAAGTCCGCCGCGCACTCGCCGTGGTTGACCGCGAAGAAGGCGCGGCGGAGAATCTTGCGGCGCAGGGGATAAAGCTCGCGGCGATTTTTAAGAGAAGCGATTTTTTGGAAATTTGA
- a CDS encoding carbohydrate porin — protein MCHEKREAARRQPASRTLALILLALFIAFAGGPVHAEDPHAGSPLYDPLSHPLSTETSIAPLIPQLNEFKQALIDLGYNFQVNYTGEGLGNPVGGAQQSAAYEGLLELGIDGDLNRIAGLKGASFHINAFQIHGYGLTTNNIYNFATISGIEARRTMRLFEAWVEQELLDGLASIRFGQLTADSEFLANELDVLYWNGTFGWPVLTSFDMSGTGPHYPLTTPGIRLKITPNKQTAFYIALFNGDPAGVGQDVAQTETKNCCGINFRLKDPPLVMGQADFAYVLPIGEQGLTGKFRVGGWYSFDTFNDQFVATDGLPLADPASNGIPVVHRGNQAAYALMDQMIWKHPGEDPWRGIGFFALAMAAPPVQNLISFEFQFGVNFMGLWDARPHDSFGVAIDYSRVSPNVASFDRVAAAFSEIPVPIRDDELLLEATYQAQIVPGLFIQPDFQYVFHPGGGAIDPLNPFVGRIPDAAVFGLRTVVKF, from the coding sequence ATGTGTCACGAGAAGCGTGAGGCAGCACGAAGACAGCCCGCAAGCCGCACGCTGGCCCTAATTCTTCTCGCTCTGTTCATCGCGTTCGCCGGCGGCCCCGTTCATGCCGAGGACCCGCACGCAGGCTCACCGCTCTATGATCCGCTCTCGCATCCGCTTTCAACCGAAACCTCGATCGCGCCGCTCATTCCTCAGCTCAACGAGTTCAAGCAAGCCCTCATCGATCTTGGCTATAATTTCCAAGTGAATTACACGGGCGAGGGTCTCGGCAATCCAGTGGGAGGCGCACAACAGAGTGCCGCTTATGAAGGTCTCCTTGAACTTGGGATCGATGGCGATCTCAACCGGATCGCGGGTCTGAAGGGCGCCTCGTTTCATATCAACGCCTTTCAGATTCACGGCTACGGCCTGACAACGAACAATATATACAACTTTGCGACGATCAGCGGCATCGAAGCACGCCGGACGATGCGCCTTTTCGAGGCTTGGGTTGAACAAGAGCTTTTGGACGGCTTGGCGTCGATCCGCTTTGGCCAATTGACGGCAGACAGCGAGTTTCTCGCGAATGAACTGGACGTGCTTTATTGGAACGGCACATTTGGCTGGCCCGTTTTGACATCGTTCGATATGTCAGGCACTGGCCCCCATTATCCCCTGACAACGCCAGGCATTCGCCTTAAGATCACACCCAATAAACAAACCGCGTTTTATATCGCTTTGTTCAATGGAGATCCCGCCGGTGTTGGCCAGGACGTTGCTCAAACCGAGACCAAAAACTGTTGTGGAATAAATTTTAGGCTCAAGGATCCGCCTTTGGTGATGGGGCAAGCGGATTTCGCCTATGTTTTGCCCATCGGAGAGCAGGGACTTACGGGAAAGTTTCGCGTCGGCGGCTGGTACAGCTTCGATACATTCAATGATCAATTCGTCGCCACCGATGGGCTGCCGCTCGCAGATCCGGCCAGCAACGGCATCCCGGTCGTTCACAGGGGAAATCAGGCCGCATATGCGCTCATGGATCAAATGATTTGGAAGCACCCCGGTGAGGATCCGTGGCGAGGAATCGGCTTCTTTGCTCTAGCGATGGCCGCTCCGCCCGTGCAGAACTTGATCAGTTTTGAATTCCAGTTCGGTGTAAATTTCATGGGCCTCTGGGATGCCCGGCCGCATGATTCGTTTGGCGTTGCAATCGACTATAGCCGCGTTTCGCCCAATGTGGCCTCGTTTGACCGTGTGGCGGCAGCATTTTCAGAGATACCGGTACCCATTCGCGACGATGAGCTCCTGCTCGAGGCCACGTACCAGGCGCAGATTGTGCCAGGCTTATTCATTCAGCCCGATTTCCAATATGTCTTTCATCCTGGCGGCGGCGCAATTGATCCGTTGAACCCATTCGTGGGCCGGATTCCGGACGCCGCGGTGTTCGGTCTGCGGACCGTTGTGAAATTTTGA
- a CDS encoding sigma-54 dependent transcriptional regulator — protein MSARILIADDDPIQRQLLETLCHRFGYEAETAESGEAALERLRASSADPICLLILDLVMPDLDGMAVLARLKAAGSKIPIVVLTSQGSVESALAAVRAGAQDFVVKPAGAERLQVVIKNTLHAARLAEEVRGLSRRNLDSLTFDDLAGESVEMTRALRQGEKSAKSDIPVLLEGEPGTGKETFARAIHGASARRGRPFVAVNCAALPDILAETVLFGGDAGEKIPGKFVEAHGGTLFLDQICELPVSAQAGLLQALQQGMVHPGGTKRPVKADVRLIFAANRNLIERVTGGRFREDLFYRINVFPISLPPLRVRPGDIAGLAARLCARFAAEEGKRLRGICAEALALLASYDWPGNVRQLENAVFRAVALAEGDELTVADFPQIAASTGGFDVRVPAAPARRIPRDKEFVRVEVRDPNVLALLDARGHTRPLDQLEAETIKFALTHYRGQMSEVARKLGIGRSTLYRKLKEYQLEPQGPEADQSDTASDAGGYLAARV, from the coding sequence ATGTCCGCTCGAATCTTGATCGCCGATGATGATCCCATCCAGCGGCAGCTCCTTGAAACGCTTTGCCATCGCTTTGGCTACGAGGCGGAGACGGCCGAAAGCGGGGAAGCGGCGCTGGAACGCCTCCGCGCTTCCAGCGCAGACCCGATCTGCCTTTTGATTCTCGATCTCGTCATGCCGGATCTCGATGGGATGGCGGTGTTGGCGCGGCTGAAGGCGGCCGGTTCAAAAATCCCTATTGTCGTGCTGACCTCGCAAGGCTCGGTCGAATCGGCGCTCGCCGCGGTCCGGGCGGGTGCCCAGGATTTTGTCGTGAAACCCGCCGGAGCGGAACGCCTGCAAGTCGTGATCAAGAACACGCTGCACGCCGCCCGGCTCGCCGAGGAGGTGCGCGGCCTGAGCCGCCGGAATTTGGACAGCTTGACGTTCGACGATCTCGCGGGCGAGAGCGTGGAAATGACGCGTGCCCTCAGGCAAGGCGAAAAGAGCGCGAAATCGGACATTCCCGTGCTACTCGAAGGGGAGCCCGGCACCGGCAAGGAGACATTCGCCCGTGCCATTCATGGCGCCTCCGCGCGGCGCGGGCGCCCTTTCGTGGCGGTCAATTGCGCCGCGCTTCCGGACATTCTTGCGGAAACGGTTTTGTTTGGCGGCGATGCGGGCGAAAAAATCCCCGGCAAATTTGTCGAGGCGCATGGCGGCACGCTGTTCCTCGACCAGATTTGCGAATTGCCGGTGAGCGCGCAAGCCGGGCTCTTGCAGGCCCTACAACAAGGCATGGTTCATCCGGGTGGGACGAAACGTCCGGTCAAGGCCGACGTCCGGCTGATTTTCGCGGCCAACCGCAATCTCATCGAACGGGTGACAGGCGGCCGTTTCCGCGAGGATCTCTTTTACCGTATCAATGTGTTTCCGATCTCGCTTCCGCCGCTTCGCGTGAGGCCCGGCGACATTGCCGGGCTTGCCGCGCGGTTGTGCGCGCGGTTTGCCGCCGAGGAAGGGAAACGGCTGCGCGGGATCTGCGCCGAGGCGCTGGCCTTGCTTGCCAGCTATGATTGGCCAGGCAATGTCCGGCAGCTGGAAAACGCGGTGTTCCGGGCCGTGGCGCTCGCCGAGGGGGACGAACTCACGGTCGCCGATTTTCCGCAGATCGCGGCGAGCACCGGAGGATTCGATGTCCGGGTGCCAGCGGCGCCAGCACGCCGCATCCCGCGCGACAAGGAATTCGTCCGCGTTGAAGTGCGCGATCCCAATGTGCTCGCCCTGCTCGATGCGCGCGGCCACACGCGCCCGCTCGATCAATTGGAGGCGGAGACGATCAAATTCGCGCTCACACATTATCGCGGCCAGATGTCAGAGGTCGCGCGCAAGCTCGGAATTGGCCGTTCGACCCTCTACCGGAAACTCAAGGAATATCAGTTGGAGCCGCAAGGCCCGGAGGCGGATCAGAGTGACACCGCAAGCGATGCCGGGGGCTATCTCGCCGCGCGTGTCTGA
- a CDS encoding HdeD family acid-resistance protein encodes MSLFGDPPDFDLSLSSTLKRNWKVVAARGVFGLIIGFIAFFFPGPTLLSLVTLFALYLIIDGIFEIMSAVRAVQHKQEWGLLTFEGIVGIVAGIVALALPGLTVLVFVGLLAAWAFITGTLELRAAYHLEKDHGRWWMAFGGVVSILFGIVLIAAPRFGAVVVSWWVGAYATFFGASLLALAFQLRAREKGSGPSPISKR; translated from the coding sequence ATGAGTTTATTTGGCGATCCCCCGGATTTCGATTTGAGCCTCAGCTCAACCCTTAAGCGCAACTGGAAGGTTGTCGCGGCACGCGGCGTTTTCGGGCTGATCATCGGGTTCATCGCGTTTTTCTTCCCCGGCCCGACCTTGTTGTCGCTGGTGACCTTGTTCGCCCTCTATCTGATTATCGACGGCATCTTCGAGATTATGTCCGCCGTCCGGGCGGTGCAGCACAAACAAGAATGGGGACTTCTGACCTTCGAGGGCATTGTCGGCATTGTCGCCGGGATTGTCGCCTTGGCCTTGCCCGGTCTCACGGTTCTGGTTTTTGTCGGTCTTCTCGCGGCTTGGGCCTTTATCACGGGGACGCTGGAACTCCGCGCCGCCTATCATCTCGAAAAAGACCATGGCCGCTGGTGGATGGCGTTCGGCGGGGTCGTTTCGATCCTTTTCGGGATTGTGCTGATCGCGGCGCCGAGGTTCGGAGCCGTGGTGGTGAGCTGGTGGGTCGGCGCCTATGCGACGTTTTTCGGCGCGAGCCTGCTGGCTCTGGCGTTTCAATTGCGGGCGCGGGAGAAGGGCAGCGGGCCGTCCCCAATATCCAAACGGTAG
- a CDS encoding PDR/VanB family oxidoreductase produces the protein MIDDTLRPVIVAKKTNDAHNMVSFELADPDGAELPAFSAGSHIDVTIPGGLVRQYSLCNSSSERNRYVIGVWNDGNSRGGSKALHAQVNEGDTLQVGLPRNRFRVPRSTKRAILLARGIGVTPILSIADYLKSQNIPFQLHYVYAMMSPGSFDGMIKDSKFAENTKFYYESTELNQLLDAGALLKDRPEDTQLFICGADWWQDPILKTAAQKGWAEERIHVERFTAKVPAAILDKVFDVKIASSGIVYKVPGDKTVTAFLEEQGVKIPTSCEQGMCGTCRIKVLEGDVDHRDKRLSSQQKDEGFFLACVSRAKGDLLVLDL, from the coding sequence ATGATAGACGACACTCTACGCCCGGTCATCGTGGCGAAGAAGACCAACGATGCCCACAATATGGTCTCGTTTGAATTGGCCGATCCGGACGGCGCGGAGCTTCCCGCCTTCTCGGCGGGCTCTCATATCGATGTGACGATTCCGGGCGGGTTGGTGCGTCAATACTCTCTGTGTAACAGTTCCTCGGAACGCAACCGTTATGTCATTGGCGTATGGAACGACGGCAATAGCCGGGGCGGCTCCAAGGCGCTGCATGCACAGGTCAATGAAGGCGACACGCTGCAAGTCGGCTTGCCCCGCAACCGGTTCCGTGTTCCCCGCAGTACGAAGCGGGCCATTTTGCTGGCGCGTGGCATCGGCGTGACGCCGATTTTGAGCATCGCCGACTATTTGAAATCCCAAAATATTCCCTTCCAACTGCATTATGTCTACGCCATGATGTCGCCCGGCTCATTTGACGGCATGATCAAGGACTCGAAGTTCGCGGAAAACACGAAGTTTTATTATGAATCAACCGAACTCAATCAATTGCTAGACGCCGGGGCTCTTTTGAAGGATCGGCCGGAAGACACGCAGCTTTTCATCTGCGGTGCCGATTGGTGGCAGGATCCGATCCTCAAAACCGCCGCGCAGAAGGGCTGGGCCGAAGAGCGCATCCATGTGGAACGCTTCACGGCCAAGGTGCCAGCGGCCATCCTCGACAAAGTCTTCGACGTGAAGATCGCCAGTAGCGGGATCGTTTATAAAGTCCCCGGCGATAAAACCGTGACGGCGTTCCTGGAAGAACAGGGTGTGAAAATTCCGACATCTTGTGAACAGGGCATGTGCGGGACGTGCCGGATCAAGGTTCTCGAAGGGGACGTCGATCACCGCGACAAGCGCCTCAGTTCGCAACAAAAGGACGAAGGCTTCTTTCTCGCCTGTGTGTCCCGCGCCAAGGGCGACCTGCTGGTCTTGGATTTGTAA